The Triticum aestivum cultivar Chinese Spring chromosome 3A, IWGSC CS RefSeq v2.1, whole genome shotgun sequence genome includes a region encoding these proteins:
- the LOC123058572 gene encoding uncharacterized protein, which translates to MGATEPSSAPPHRPVSMSACMPSPSWSPPGPGGRHRAAVVVRRLQVAARDAIPGVGWCGHRAWRKLLRRLAQETRCICSSPAPPSRPSTFGYDAVSYAKNFDDGRPHAPHALHCAAADKPARR; encoded by the coding sequence ATGGGCGCCACTGAGCCGTCGTCCGCGCCACCGCACCGCCCCGTCAGCATGTCGGCGTGCATGCCGTCCCCCTCGTGGTCGCCGCCCGGCCCCGGCGGCCGGCACCGCGCCGCCGTCGTGGTGCGGCGCCTGCAGGTGGCGGCGCGCGACGCCATCCCGGGCGTGGGCTGGTGCGGGCACCGGGCCTGGCGCAAGCTGCTGCGGCGGCTGGCGCAGGAGACCCGGTGCATCTGCAGCTCCCCGGCGCCGCCCTCCAGGCCCAGCACCTTCGGCTACGACGCCGTCAGCTACGCCAAGAACTTCGACGACGGGCGCCCCCACGCGCCCCACGCCCTCCACTGTGCCGCCGCCGACAAGCCGGCCCGCCGCTGA